From the Diadema setosum chromosome 3, eeDiaSeto1, whole genome shotgun sequence genome, the window CAGAGAAATCAAAAATCGTATATGTAGATTTTGAACCGTAAAATAGTATAATTATTGCAAATGAATTGATGAATATATGTtgtatgtatttacatgtatattacccTATGTCACCAGAGATCTAAGAtgattcgggggggggggggggagggggtgtttgAGGGATTgttttttgatatgattttagaTATTATGTTTGGTATGAATGAAAGACATGTTAGTTATTATATGTTTATAAAtcttggaccccatggaagaacagatCTATCATGTTGACAGATCTGAAATGGGCTATCCACCGTTacatgttatcatcattatcacatgtcaacttgttttcattgtattttgatacTTCAATCTTGATTCATGTTTCAGTTATGTCATGTTCAACGCTGTTTATcttgtatatgattttattgtttcggaaataaaaacaaacaaacaaacaaactgctaTCATTACTATATGTCATAATAGATTTCAATTACAGAACACTTCCATGTTAGAAATACTCCTCTAAAGTAAAGcgtatagtaaaaaaaaaaaaaaaaaaaaaaaaaaaaaaaaaaaaaaactttggtgCTTAAAGACTTATGAAGCCATGTCTCCATGCATAGGTTCAACAAACGGTTGCAGGAGCAGACTACCTAGTGGCTTTATACCTATATTTGCATTATGATATCAGACATGTTTGCTCTACCATCAATTGTTATGTGGACAGAACAGTGGCGACGCGTGGTTGactgaaaattaatgtaaatactcatgaaataatattgtttaTTGATATTCAAGAGGAGCAGGTGTGCGGTAGAGCTTGTAAGGTATCAAGCTACTTTCGTTTTGTTTAACTTGTTTTCACCAAACCTAAACGTAAATAATGTAGTAAACTGTTCTGGCTCCCAGAATTACATTAATGTCTTATATTTAAAGAACTTTCAACCAAAACGCGCTCAATTCATTGATAAATGTTGgatatagcgccttttggaagcaagctcttcactTACTGATTGTTCTACCTTTACCAGTAACATTGCTAGCATTAAAACTATGCTGGCTCCGAGAATTATTAATGTTCCAATACTTAATGCTTGTACTATATACCATTACCACTAACAATgctaaagggaacgcaaacccaaagagcaatgtggttTGAGTGAAaatagcaacattagtagaacatatcagtgaaaaattgagaaaaatcggacaatcgatgcaaaagttaaaaattttcaaaggtttggtgttggaaccgctggatgaggaggctactagaggatatgacgtatgagtagACAACAAtaggaagaaaatatgaaggaaattccacaaaaattcatttttcattaaaattaaaatttctatcaacttgatattgacatatttaAGGGTAGCAATGattattcccctgctttctgaaagcgtagtcaaatgctctttgatatcgctagaaaagtaaatttttgttgaattttctttacattttcttcgtTTTGTTGTCCaatcatacgtcataacctctagtagtctcctcgtccagcggttccaacagcAAATTTTAAAATCCATAagttttgcatcgattgtccgatttttctcaaactttcactgatgtgttctaatcatgtcgctgctttcactcaatccacattgctctttgggtatGCGTTCCCTTTAACATTATAGGAAATATTTACCGTCATATGAGCTTCATccatttgttaaaaaaacaaaaacaaacaaacatagaaacagaaacaaagaaacagagagaaatagatagataaattgacatatagatagatagaaagataaataaatagatgaatacgatagatagatacagtagatagatacatacatatatagatgAATGGACAGATCGATTCGATGGTGACACCTATggattaaaaacaacaacaacatcgagAACAGACTAACTTACTCCAGAGAATTGCAGTTTTCAGATCTATCTTTATTTGGTGTGTAAAGTGTTATTATGTACATCTAGTCTACATTGAACACACAAAGTTACGGCAGCCGTCGAGTCAATGCAAAACAAAGTCAATAACATTGGAGATTTACAATCATGATCGAGCGAAATATGACTTAAATGATCTTGACACAACCACTGAGCGGGAGCAGATGACTCTCTCTGATAATGTAGGCTACACACACATTATGGGTCTGTATAGAAAAGGGGTCCATTCAAACTTTGCAGTAAGCGCCGATATGATACCGATAAATCACCCTTGACCTCTGGGTGTGTACTGCATGGCCAATAAAACCAGCTGGCGTAGAGTGCAAATTCAAGTAGTCGTCTACCGGTCGACCGGACTGGAAATGAACTAGACTTGACGAGGTCAATTCATTATTTCACACTCATTCTGTTGCGAATGTAAAGGGTGCCACCCCTTGGCCGGAAAGCGAGATCTTccattgttttgctttttcgtcactataattgacaACAGTCATATCTCGTGAGAAGAATACAACCGGTTGTTATGTTATTATTTTACGGCATACACATTAAGGCTGACACGACGTTGTAGTCACTTGAACAAACAGAAAGAGCAGAAAAGAATAAAACGCAAGAACATACAGAAGTCCCATGCAATACTGTTCTAAGCGAACATAAACGCTACACGTATTTTCAATTTGCATAGTATCAAACAACGGTTATAAGTACTTTTCCTTGTCGAATCACATTGTAACATCAAATAAGGGAGAACATAGCATTTAAAGAGTGGATGGAAACTCACATTCATTGGTGTTTCTGTACTACTGAGTTTGACTACACGCTTGATGTAAACTTCTCTACACCTTGACAAAAGTCGTAAGGGACATCGCGTGCATTAGAAATCCACCAGCTCGTAAATCTAGGCACTACACCAGCACTACTCGGACAGTGTCGACAAGTGGGACACCATATTAAAGGATTTAAACACGAGCAGGTGTCAGGTGTGTACTATTGTATATGAGATAATGGTACACAAGACAATACACGTGTACATCTTCAAGAGTCGTGTGTAACACAAGGCTTACACCTTTCAACCTCCTTGTGACAGCAAAATACCGCCACCGTTAATCCTAGTTTGAGTTATATAGCTCAAAGTCGTTCCTATTATACGTGTTCAATACCTCACTTTTTGAAATAAACTTTAACAAAACATAAGATCGTCAGAACAAATCAATCCAAAGTATAGGGGAAACAAAACTAGAATAAGACCCTTTAGCTAgggctgttttgttttgttttgttttgtttttttgcagagAAAAAATACCTTGAAAATAAAGGAGTAAAGAAACGAAGAATGACACTGCGAGAAAGCTCACACTGAACTGCTGAGAAATGaatgtattatgttttattCTCAACGGTTATAATTACCATGGAAACGCGGACCTGCACAGAAtaacaaattcattttttcatgctTTCAATACCTCCATTTTTCCCATTGCTTTCTTATATGTcacataaactttttacatagacacatgaatacaaaaaaagatacaaaatatcaTGGTATGGTTTTACCATACgtttcttagaaaaaaaaagcacgtaGTAATTTTCCTCCTATAATACGAAATCGCTGCGGTATACGACTATGTATTTACACTTAAAAATGCATACATAAACTTTGTTACAATTCAGAGTACCGTCATCACATAGTATTATCATCTGTTATCGTCTTTTCGTAAGGCTGTAGATTAAAACGCATGCTGAAAAGCGACACTAAGACGACATAATAATCGTTCAAATTAAAACGCcacataaagtgaaaaaaagaaagcaaaaagacAACTGCAATTAAGAACATCGAATGCCAGAAATAAACTAACGGCGCAGTTGAACCTCTTTCCCCGGTCCAGTAGACCTTTACACTGCTACGAAATGTCCTGCGATTTCTTTTAACCCGCCGTCTCAACTAAGCGGTTCAACAAAGACTGCGTGAACCTCGAAAAgtttatttctgaaatagcaCTTTCGTTACGCATCTACATCTGAACATTTTCTAAGATATATCAATGTTTAAGTGAACACTCATGGTCTGCTTGTGATATTAAGCAAAGTGAATGATTTCATCATTGATATCATACTCGTCAGAGATGATAAATTCTTCTATCTCTGattcttttcttatgttttttatcgATTTAAATATGCATTAGTATGGGACAGCAGGATTTAGTGTGAATATTAGTTCCAAAAGGCATTAAGTTTAAAATTTACAAGTTTTTGGATTGACCTTACTGTCAATATAAACACTGTAAAATTGGTATAATGGTAAGGGCGACATCTGAACGAGATAACCTCGTGTAATTTGTTCGAAAAAAATCTCCCTACGTTTGTTCCCCTGTGGTAAATCCTTACAACTTACATCAAAGACTTTAGAGCAGTCAGTTCAACAAtatcatgatgaaaaaaaggaaagaagcaAAAATCATCAAGGACATTCTTTGTGCGATATCTTAGGTacttttttttcaggaatgacACGCAATGTTATGCTCCATTGTCAGTATTATAACCTCAATTTTAGAATAATTGCTTTGCCCAAAACATCACTGTTCATTACACCTTACGTCTTACACTTAATGATTGTCTAGATTATACACATTGTCTTGCAAGAAAAGCTTGTAAAAAAGAATCAGTTACTTGGACTGATGACAGTACAAACAATCATTATCGCTTTAAGTTATTTTAAAGAACGGAAGTAACGAAGACACAAAATAATACGTCAGATTCCGCTTATCAAAGATGTAATCCCATGATGACGTAGAGGGCAGGCTATTCAGTTGTCCGGTGCCCATGCACCCAGCGTCCGACACTGTACGTCTTCAGTGACGACGTGCCCCATCGCTGGAACAACGGACTGGATTTCGTACAGAGTCGCATACGTCCCTCGAGCATGATAGCACTCACTGTGCTtgcatcaaatacatgtatcctCAATGGACGGACACACCTTGTAAGTAATGTAACCGTTCAGCAAAGGCCTAAAAGAGACCTCAAAACTGCCCGCCACTTTTGACGGGGACATACCGCTCCCGGCGGGCGCGGGATTTCCTGGGGCCATTCCTTTCCCTGTCCCGACCTCCTCGCTCGCGGCGCCTGCCACGCCTCGCGCCATTTTTTCTCCGCCGCGGCGTAGGCGGCGTCTCGTCCGACATGACCTGCTCCGCGTTTGTTGGCACGCCCTCACGTGGTGGCGCGTTGGTCAGCTCGGTCACGGAGTCCGTTTGAGCGTTCTGCGTCCCAGCGGCCTGCGGGTCGTCGGCCTCAACTGCGTCAAGATCAGACGCGTCCGCATCTACGGTCGGGTCGTGTCGTCGGCCATCGCTCGCGTTCTCCGTCATCGCGGCCAAGTCGGCGCAAACGTCGGGGTCTTCGAAGGATTTGATGGCGCGCCGGAAGTCACGTGTCTTCTCCCAGCTGTGTACGAAGTGAATGAATAGCTTCTTGGGGTTGTTGCGATCCCGATGACCCATGATAAGTTGGTAGTTCCGGCTATTCTCCAGCATGTCACAACGACAGTTGGCTCCTTCACGCACATAGAAAGTTAGCCGCTTCAGATCCTTATTCTTCAGGCTACCTTGTTTCAGCACCTCCATCTTTTTGGGATTCGTGTCGCCAAGGTATTTCTTCCCGTCAGTCTTGCTCGTTCGCACTTTCTTGAACTTCATCTTTAAAACTGGAGAGGGCAAGAGAAGagaatggaaaagaaaattaatgacattccTTGCTGTGGAAGACATAAAAagcatcgaaaaaaaaaaaaaaaacattacaaatGCACCCAAAGCACTGTCGCGGACAGAAATATCGTGCACTAAAAGCACTCGAATATCAAAGCCGGCCCTCCCTGCCCTCTTCATACCCACAACCATTGAcgtggggcggggggggggggaggggggagaggggggagggggaggggggagggaagggaaTCAGTCAGTTTTGATCGTGTCGTTCATAGCAGTCTGTAGAGGGCGCTATATCGACTTGCTGCAGCTGAAACTGTTCTGTAGTTCTTTCGAACAGAATAGTCTTTCCCTCTGCCtttcttcatatcatttcatttattaccTCATCTTGGTGAAAAAATacaggacaaaacaaaacaaaaaatagcaataacaaaataaacGAAACAGCATAATGTATAGGACCTATCAGTGCAATATTCAAAAATGCACTACGTACAAATCATCACATCAATTCAGTGTGGGAAGAAGAAGCAAAGGCCGTTGACCTGTAGTGTCATTTCTGCTTTCTGATATCAATTAGAATAATAttgctaataataatgataacaatcataatgataataataatgataacagtaaaaataatatgtataagatatgataaaataatatgaataataacACTTATGATTATTATAGTTATGTAACTGAATTTCACACGAACAAAACAACATAAcgcagaacaaaacaaaaatttcttcaagcaACATCTCTCTAACTCATATATCGCCGGTCACCATGCAATCCTCCTCACAAATTTCGTTACtcaatgattttcaaattttactgCTGCTGCTTGGACTCTtatggggtgttgcaagaaagttgcaatcaattgcaaataattgctaattttgaaacaaccattctgattggctcagggtctgccctattaagaagacatgcatgcaaaaatgattttgattggccagtgacaatcagttgcaagttgcaatcgattgcaactttcttgcaacaccccattAGAGACTCTTTATGACGTAACACTTTATTTGCAAAGGAAAACCTATCATAGAAGTAATATGAATCTTATTCATAAAAAAGTAAGTTTACACGTAGTGATACAGTGATGAAATGATATCTGTACGCACAGagacaaaatcaaaacatataggcccgaattcacgaagatggtacaaatgaaaccatggtttaaaccatggacaaaaaccatggaatgccaagtgtcgcatgggatatttcgctacgaaatcggtcatttcgtcgatgaaatgattattttgtaaagaaatgacaacattttgtaactaaatgaacatttcgtccacgaaatgataatttcgttaatgaaacagtcattttgtcgacgaaatgaccaatttcgtaatgaaatattccgtttgacacttggcgctccatggtttttgtccatggtttagaccatggtttcgtttgtaccaccttcgtgaattcgggcctttgaaTGTTACATAGTTCTATAAATGCTGAAGTTTTGGACTGGACGCAAAGCCCTGTATCCTGTATGAAGCGCAGAGTCGAATTCTAAAATTATTTTAAACTCTGAAATTTAaacagagggttttttttttttctttttgataattatatcaattataataatgataacattcaGTTTATAGAAACGGATAGTACTATAATTTTCGTAATCTGTGTGCGTGTATaagaaaacataacaaacaaaaattcaattttcacatAAACATGGAATCAACAATAATCAAAAAGATGAGATTGCAGCACAGATTTTAGTGATGTGAATGAGTCTCAAGTTTAAGGGAGACAGTTCAATAATGCGGATCTCAGGTTCAGAACTTCTTCTCTATCCATATCAATAACACATTTGCATTTGAATACTAttgtctttaaaggacaagttcaccttcattaacataagtattaagagaatgcagcaatattagtagaacacatacgtgaaagtttgaggaaaattggacaatcgatgcaaaagttatgaatttttaaaacttttgtgctggaaccgctggatgaggagactactaaggctcgtgatgtcatatgagtacaacagtataaagaaaatgtaaagaaaattcaacatattttcacttttttcgcataataaaagagcacttaacTTGCTTCTTtataaaggcaatgggaataatattacccataacataatgtcagtaacgagtcaagggaaagtgcacttttttcaaaagatgaacttttgtgaaattctctttatattttccttatattgttgtacgcatgtgacgtcatacactgcagtagtcttctcatccagcggtgactgcacaaaaacttctaaacttcatatcttttgaacggattatccgattttcctcaaacttccaatgatgtgttctactaatattgctacattctctcaatccttatgttaatgaaggtgaacttgtcctttaatattaaATTTTGCATTCGTTTTTCGTTGGCGTAAACGGTGACGGGTCATAACTACAACGCGAAATTTGCTTCccacaggaggaaaaaaaaaaagacactatTCAGTTCAATTAAGGTAAAACAAACGAGAACAAGGGACAGGTGCAAAATGTATGGCGAAAAATAACACGACCTGAGAAATAATACCATCTGGGAGCTATTAATTTTCATTCGTTTACATTGAAATCCATTCTTCCTCGGTTTCGGCATTCATCTTCACCGAAATACCCGGAAAATGCCAGAGACGCAAAGCtaaatcaaacaacaacaattaaatCACGCCATCCCTTTTCGGAATATTATTTCTGCGGTATATCCGTGCCCTATATATTTCATGTGGTTGTTTATATGACGTCTTCTCTGTTTGCGCCCTCAGTTGTCATCTTGAAACAACTTACCCCCCAAAGTACGAACAACTAGTCTTCCTATACAGACTTTTCATTCAAGTGTTTTACGAGAACGAAAAGTGGCCAGAATCCATTAAATTGGAAATATGTTTAGGAAATATGGGATATATTTGGGTGTTGGTCTTAAAAGACTGTAGAGAGACACCACTGTCAGTCGTCGTTCTGTTGAATTGTGATTTTGACGTCCGTTTGTCGTTTCCTTTACGGCACGGAAACGGATTGAATAAACGTTTGTAGTTTGATGTCCCTCAGATGTCAAGACAAAATAATCCTCCGAAACCATGGAAAAGGAAtgcgtctttctttctttctttttgatctGGACTGACATGTCttttatcgaaaaaaaaaaaaatgtctcgaTAGTATGTCTCATATGGTCTCCATGTAAACCCCGTCGCTCCTAAAATCCAACAGAGAAGAAGTCAATTACAAGTTCTACAAGAGTAAACTGACTATGTATTGatcacatgaaaatttgtaCTTCCTAGACAAAGTGATTATAAACTTGAGTCCATGAAATATTTTCGATATGCTATTAGAATATTACTACTTCATACGAGTTGCAGCAAGACGCTATTTTATGCACTCTCTTcagtaaatattttgtttgttaataCGATAAAATGTCAGGATAATTCTGTAATCGTAATCCATCATGTAATCTTTCCATAATACATTTAGCCTTGACCGACTGAGACTTTACACGCTCGTGTTGTAAAAGATATCACGCTTACCTGCGATGTTAAACCACACTTTCCTATTAACATTAGGTCTAGCACACTAAGTATGAGCACAATTAGGGAAGTCTGTTCTTCATACCCAGGACATTTTTCGCTGGAATATGATATTATTGAAAATCGCTAAAGCTACCACGGCGAGACTATGCGAAAACATTGTTTTTGCCCCCAGACAACGGCGAACAAAGCTCGTTGATCAAACGAGCTATCACGGGAGCGAATTTGGGTCAGAGACTGGGGCGATAATTGCCTATTTTTGCAGATAAATCCGCTAAAATGGGTACTAAATCTCCGTGGTTATGAGTTCTTGTTTTGATTACTGAATACCGTAGTGGTGCCGCTGTTTGTTGTGATAACAATTCACCTCCACAGAGCTTCCACTGCAAAATGCTCAGCATTCAGCAAATCCTAATTCTGCACTTTAAAGGTAGCAGCGCACTTTTATCAGTCCTGCTAGTTTGCAGCAGTACGCCGAGAGTTCAACATCTTACCTCAAATAATGATTGTCAAAGGGTCAAAGAGCGGCCTGTGTCATAACCAATATGCAAATAGGTGATTTAAGAAATAACTTTAAACATCGATCATGTTTCTAACAGATCACGATACACGCACTGGTAAAGAGGTGATGGCCGTAACAGTTATTATGCAATCTTTAATCTTCAAccattttattcaattttcttttgttattacTTCTTCAATTGCAATATTTATTCTTTCATTGCAATATATTGTAGACATTCAGCTCTTTTCTTCGAAGGCGATTATTAGCATATTTCACATTATAATCTGATCGTACACCACATACAGAATAAAGGTCGTCAActtatttcattcaatgtttTTATCGTAAGAATATTTCACGTTTCGTAATTGTTGTTTTTCTAAACTCCCCTTTAGTCACCACAGTCGATATACTGTTATTAAACTAGGCCAAAGTATCAGTCAGGAAAATcgtgcacaaacaaacaaagaaaaataaaacaaaacaacggaATGAGTACCATTCTGAGTGCCCATGgaatcatgtgtgtgtgttttatcacGAAGGTACTGTTTTATCTTTGCAATTAGACTGCATGGTAGTGTTCTCTTTACCATCTTCCCTTTGCAAGATCGCTTGTACAACTCAGTATGCTTTCGCGTGCCATTGTCTACGTGACTAATGATAAATCACACGCTAAACCCTCCGAGGACCACCCTCTTCAagaatattcattgcttttCCAGACCAAGAGATTTCCCATAGAAGTGACGGTGTAAAGAATCGCGTTCACTTTACACTTGGCATCCCACCTGGGCACTTTGGGGCTTAGCGCAGACTGTCTTGACTCtgaatagcgccatcttgtGTTGCACTCAGTTCCTGTTCACTGGGCAGTTAGTACTTGCAGCAATTGCAAACGGAGTGTATTCACGATAATGTGCACTTTTATGACAAACCACGAAGTTTCTTCACCAACTTGAGGACGAAAGTGATTTTACCCAGAATGCAATATGATTATGAGGAGGTAAATGTAGGAGTAATGATGTGGCTGGTGCAGGCGATGGGACTTGCATGATtctggaacttttttttttttttaaagtagccatggtaacggcgaatacaattttttttatgcttcgTTTGATACAGGTGGGCTTGAGCGTGGTATCATATTGATcaactttacaaaaaaaaatgatagcaataataACATTGATAGCACTGATTGATCTTagaaatgtttctttttattacGACTTAAAAATGTGCGACAAAGTAATAATCAATGTGAATTGATTAATTCAACGTGCTTGACTGTTGACTGGACACTAATAATCGTGCCCTTTCAAAGAAACAGCGAAGTCCTTACCGAAATCGGAAGTGCAGAATTTCTGTCTCAGAACCTCGGGCGTGCTGTCGTTGCGGCACTGTGTAAAGAGCGTCATGTACCGCTCACCCAAAACTGTGACGAGAAAAGACAAGTAGAAAGTAAGAAGCAACTATGATAAACGTCTCGATATATAACATGCATAATTATATGTGTATAATAGtgtatattcttttgtttaaaaaaaacgcattacaaaacaagcaaatacaGTTTTAGGTTAACAAAAGTAAACATctatacatcattttgcaaaGCATCTGTCCCATGGAATATGGTCATGAACAAGCGAAAGATGACGAGGTAGGAAAGAGGAATCGTAAGTATCAAAGAATACTAATGCATGGAACTAGAAACACACATTTTTTATCAAGCCATAAGTCTTTTGTCTGGAATttacatttcaataaaaatgttcAGCTTTAAGGAGAAAAGAAACAACAAGGTAAATTACACACCTTTTCGGTTTTATTGCGATCTATATATGGATAGAAAGTAGTACTTATAACACACATGTCTCAATTTCCGTTATCCAAACTTGGACCCTAGTTTGGGTAACGAAAATATAGACATGATTGTGTCGCGACTCGCTGTAATACATGAAAGCAGCTATTATGTCTTCCAGTTATaggttaagaaaaaaaaatcatcttgcAAACATTCTCACCCTGTTGTTACGTAATGGAATGGGATTTCGTGACGCAGTTTTGAGACTGTAAATCGATTTTTGTTCTTGAGGTTTCTAGATCCGGGCTGCTGTCATCACACTCAATTAATTCATATTCGCATGCTTAtactttgtaattttttttttctttctctagaGAATTTCagtaaagatatgaattttaatCATGCACATGGAAATGTCTTCTCGTGGATTGAGTTGAGCTGAGACGTTTATAACACATAATGAAACTCTTTCTGAAGACTTTGGTGGATGCAGAAACCTCCAGACCAAGACAGCTGCCACTTTTCCAGGAAGACAAGTACCTATAGAAAGTCGAGGGGAGATCACTAAATGTCGCGTCGGGTAGATCGAGAGATCGAGTATTGAGGAGAGACGCCAATATTTTGTCCTCTCCCATCTCAGCCCATTACTGATTACGGATGATGAGAAGAGAGCAAGGCGGCTCGTATCTTCCCCTGGATGAAGTTTGTGCCAGCCATCATGGCCATCCTTAGAGGATGTGTTTCGGTGAGAGAGAGGCAGGGGATGTCACAAGTCGACATCAAGGAAGGAAAAGTTGAAATGTCTTGACATGCCCTTCGTGCGATGTCTCGAAGTGAGTACGTGACTACTTGGAACGCTTCCGTCCTTATCACGCACTCTTTGTCCGCCTGTCCGTTTGAAAATTTATCTGTCGACCTCAACCCAAAGTACCATCATCTCTTcaccctcttcctcctcctcctcctcctcctcctcctcctcctcctcatcttcttcttcttcttcgccCCTTTCTATATtcccttttcctctttcttatAGTTTTTTCATCATTCACTCTTGAGCTCCCCACCACCAGTCCTTCCCTCCACCTCGTCCTTCTCCTCATCCTAATCCTCCCCTCATCTCCCACCTCCTTCTACCCGCCTCTTTatcttcctttttctctctttctcttctttccctCGTCCGCCTTCCCTCTACCCctttttcctcctcttcccccATCTCCCAATACTTTTGAAATCAATTGACTCAACTATTTAAAATTCCTAGACAATGATAATTCTGACAGGAGGTCCTTATCAGCCCAACAGATCACGatcaactattttttttttcctgtggatTTATACAGGTAtgtttattgcaaagaaagatatatcaatcAATTAAGAGATtcaaaaagagaggaaaaaacaactTTGGTAGTTTGTTGAATAGATTTCATATCAGAATTAATAAATCAGAAAGTGAGCCAATTACTATGGCTCACTTACTCAGAGCAATACAGTTTACTTCGTAGGTGTTGTGCTAGTCTAAATTAATACGTACCAAAATGACGTTAGTTGTCTCAAACACTTTCCTTTTCATGTTTGTACAGTCCCCCTTCATTGGAAGACGGCAATGTGGTAGGGTACAACTTACAAAGTACTCTGAACTGTACAGCTAAAACTGTATGGCTAAACGTCTGGGGGAATTATTCATTAATGTAACAGAGAACCTCGAGTTTTCCCTCCTTGAATATTCCAAAATTTTAAGGCACATCAGCATTTACAATGTACGAGACATCGTGGACATGGAAAGTACGTCAGTGGGGGAGAATTGGTTACATAATATTGCCACAACCGCTTGTCAGTTTATTGTACACCACAATCGAGTAGTCACTGCTTAACGGCTCTTTATACAAGGttttatatcatgtatatgcAGGTAAATTCAACACGGACCTCAAACACGAGACTACGTCACAGCCAAAGGCATTTCCAGGTCAAAATATGACGAGCGACTCGTCTTGGCGAGGTTTCAGAAACTCTGATACGAATCGAAAGTGTCAGGCGAAAGGCTGTCGACAAGGTCTATCGCTGGAGTTTGCCAGACATATTTGTAATAGTTCCGAATTTTGCCATCTCCCGTAACgact encodes:
- the LOC140226418 gene encoding secreted frizzled-related protein 5-like translates to MIMWVLVALAALAASPVMPVGSAAEADGDFSPMNSRNYPLELTARITKPTCVDIPSDLSLCQNIGYSQMRMPNLLDHDTMEEVKHQAQSWVPLLMQRCHAETQLFLCTLFAPVCLDRPIYPCRSLCEEVRGGCAPVMESNCFPWPAMLECSKFPPDNDLCIKSDMRDQNGTATSPTFEISPVLGERYMTLFTQCRNDSTPEVLRQKFCTSDFVLKMKFKKVRTSKTDGKKYLGDTNPKKMEVLKQGSLKNKDLKRLTFYVREGANCRCDMLENSRNYQLIMGHRDRNNPKKLFIHFVHSWEKTRDFRRAIKSFEDPDVCADLAAMTENASDGRRHDPTVDADASDLDAVEADDPQAAGTQNAQTDSVTELTNAPPREGVPTNAEQVMSDETPPTPRRRKNGARRGRRRERGGRDRERNGPRKSRARRERYVPVKSGGQF